Proteins co-encoded in one Uloborus diversus isolate 005 chromosome 9, Udiv.v.3.1, whole genome shotgun sequence genomic window:
- the LOC129229770 gene encoding codanin-1-like, producing the protein MEDVLNRVIYGLLSLEELLSWLKSDLCVSEELNLANKLEFVRFFLKYVRKNTSWVLSNNVSSSAKTASRQNLNAVKSMSHSMGSQEKKCVPRFEKQPHRSGDIIIKNASATVSPPDIYSLDSFPPIECKVQRNKTKRRIAPTPAPLANKESWKFGHSGFATLTTDVPNDAFRKTPCIENSEYNFDHEREMLKLSKNRFFQSSSISRNSNVVSPVHKSVNADQNIVQFIVPDPGLISHRENVLVIVEIYNLLLLLHFVPNVTAELFFIFKLLTAKVTSLHEPSEKNMFCSIHNCIHFAVSVLNKQHGLLEILDNITLRTLSEIPFLSKFSPELVHFLRDCLFEKLDNTTNLPVSHCVPFLLENDCKNNFPDEKSFFSFKKQRDLFFELLKEWDQQSSTYTDSKFHNRFLSKAKLLVNLDSSSTNMYHLAVLFQSQLISSCLRVELDETNDTFFNEMQKNFPGKLEKLQERFVVPFRLGTFNPSPKFYGVQNFFCELIQAASSSTFNQHLLDVFLAKILDMNDADIFSDELSSTDTVKQKYISLLHSLRLLGKFLGYIVFLPYKDEKISDNDIKPDASVRKCISFPLNVPNILNASMQQQKLILTVPWVVEYLSMIEPYAKDHEEIRGTLKILALIHKSETLMPQPYNFWFLKLLIGWLFDILHYEETYQTELFTVQKSGKDNRVNSSNNKDNRENLLNSGDNRMNSLKSEDNRVTSLSNEYIRVDSLKLIDKQIIHSCCPYLVEFRVLICSFMNRVKHRHPAVKKITPVSTAKLPTATLSSKQKVQKQLVETFLFFNPALKETVEFVAEIITLKFVQKIQSEVKSLKLECFKNIVHNEKYIAVSLSDAKLRSKVIDELVDFHFSRVFSKLNLYKLFSKCCEEDISRTIPILLPDGTKPQVLEMCSQLTFQRTMNMLSEWWDAKLRFSAMKSDIHNKVYNHTEKFENVIT; encoded by the coding sequence ATGGAGGATGTTTTAAATCGCGTCATCTATGGACTTCTTAGTTTAGAAGAATTGTTAAGCTGGTTGAAATCCGATCTTTGTGTGTCTGAGGAACTCAACCTTGCCAACAAACTGGAATTTGTGCGATTCTTTTTGAAATATGTGAGAAAAAATACCTCTTGGGTTTTGAGTAACAATGTATCTTCGTCGGCAAAAACGGCTTCAAGGCAAAATCTAAATGCTGTGAAAAGCATGAGTCATAGCATGGGATCGCAGGAAAAGAAATGTGTCCCAAGATTTGAAAAACAGCCCCACAGGAGTGGAGATATAATTATAAAGAATGCATCTGCAACAGTTTCACCCCCAGATATTTACAGTTTAGACTCATTTCCACCTATAGAATGTAAAGtgcaaagaaataaaactaaaagacGAATTGCACCAACGCCTGCACCTCTGGCCAATAAAGAATCGTGGAAGTTTGGTCATTCAGGATTTGCAACGTTGACTACGGACGTTCCAAATGATGCTTTTAGAAAAACACCGTGCATCGAAAACTCTGAATATAATTTTGATCATGAACGAGAAATGTTAAAACTAAGTAAGAACAGATTTTTTCAGTCTTCCAGCATATCGAGAAACAGTAATGTTGTGTCACCAGTGCACAAAAGTGTGAATGCAGATCAAAACATTGTCCAGTTTATTGTTCCCGATCCAGGGTTAATTAGTCACAGAGAGAATGTATTAGTTATTGTAGAGATCTATAATTTATTGCTGCTTCTTCATTTTGTTCCAAATGTCACAGCAGAActattttttatctttaagttGCTGACAGCCAAAGTCACTTCTTTGCACGAACCttccgaaaaaaatatgttttgctcAATACATAACTGCATTCATTTTGCTGTTTCTGTGCTAAATAAACAGCATGGTTTGCTGGAAATCTTGGATAATATCACATTACGGACTTTGAGTGAAATTCCGTTTTTATCTAAATTCTCGCCTGAATTGGTGCATTTTCTGAGAGAttgcttgtttgaaaaattagatAATACTACAAATTTACCCGTTTCACATTGTGTACCCTTTCTGCTAGAAAATGACTGTAAAAACAACTTTCCtgatgaaaaatctttttttagctttaaaaagcaAAGAGATTTGTTTTTTGAGTTACTGAAGGAATGGGATCAACAGTCCTCAACTTATActgattcaaaatttcataatcgGTTCTTATCTAAAGCGAAACTTCTCGTAAATTTAGATTCTTCCAGCACAAATATGTATCATCTTGCAGTTCTATTTCAATCTCAACTTATTTCCAGCTGCTTACGTGTCGAATTGGATGAAACtaatgatactttttttaatgaaatgcaaaAGAATTTTCCTGGAAAATTAGAAAAACTACAGGAACGTTTTGTAGTGCCTTTTCGACTCGGCACCTTTAACCCTTCTCCAAAGTTTTATGGagtgcaaaattttttttgcgagttgATTCAGGCTGCTTCATCATCAACTTTTAATCAGCATCTACTTGACGTCTTCCTTGCAAAAATTTTGGACATGAATGATGCTGACATATTTTCAGACGAACTCAGTTCGACGGATACGGTGAAACAAAAGTATATATCTTTACTTCATTCTTTAAGATTGCTTGGGAAATTCCTTGGATACATTGTTTTTTTGCCATACAAAGATGAGAAAATTTCTGATAATGATATAAAGCCTGATGCGTCTGTAAGAAAATGTATATCATTCCCTTTAAATGTACCTAACATTCTGAATGCTTCCATGCAGCAACAAAAACTTATACTGACAGTCCCTTGGGTTGTTGAATATCTAAGTATGATAGAACCTTATGCGAAAGATCATGAAGAAATTCGTGGAACTCTCAAAATTCTTGCACTTATACACAAATCGGAAACTTTGATGCCGCAACCTTAtaacttttggtttttaaagctACTAATTGGTTGGTTGTTTGATATTTTACATTATGAAGAAACATATCAAACTGAGTTATTTACTGTACAGAAAAGTGGTAAAGATAATAGAGTGAATTCTTCGAACAATAAAGATAATAGAGAGAATTTATTAAACAGTGGAGATAATAGAATGAATTCATTGAAGAGTGAAGATAATAGAGTGACTTCTTTGAGTAATGAATACATTAGAGTGGATTCTTTGAAGTTAATTGACAAACAAATTATTCATTCTTGCTGTCCATATTTAGTTGAATTTAGAGTTCTGATCTGTTCCTTCATGAATCGTGTAAAGCATCGACATCccgctgtaaaaaaaataactccCGTTTCGACTGCAAAGTTACCGACTGCTACTCTCAGTAGCAAACAAAAAGTGCAAAAACAATTagtagaaacatttttattttttaatccagCCCTAAAAGAAACTGTTGAATTTGTTGCAGAAATTATCACCCTAAAATTTGTTCAGAAAATACAATCAGAAGTGAAAAGCCTAAAACTAgagtgtttcaaaaatattgttcacaatgaaaaatatattgctGTCTCACTTTCTGATGCAAAATTGCGTTCTAAAGTAATTGATGAATTagttgattttcatttttctcgAGTGTTTTCAAAGCTAAATTTGTATAAATTATTTTCGAAGTGTTGTGAAGAAGATATTAGCAGAACGATTCCTATTCTGCTTCCTGATGGCACTAAACCCCAAGTGCTGGAAATGTGTTCTCAACTTACTTTTCAACGGACCATGAATATGTTGAGTGAATGGTGGGATGCAAAATTAAGATTCAGTGCTATGAAATCTgatattcacaacaaagtttatAATCAcactgaaaaatttgaaaatgtaattacATAA